A genome region from Pyrenophora tritici-repentis strain M4 chromosome 9, whole genome shotgun sequence includes the following:
- a CDS encoding ATS1, Alpha-tubulin suppressor and related RCC1 domain-containing protein, translated as MARAAGSRAASAKPVEKKESKEVKTNGAGTSRSSRTSKLPLRNAASRRGAKKTEEEAATNGIAEEDEAVDEDPMDVDEVEPEPKKRKVNASKPAPQVTKKPAVPARSRVKKTETPAPEPKAATKKTTKRKKDEESEPEAEEVEAPAPVVKKAKVESAKPAPKPKAAPKPKAAPKAAPEPKAKTPTPQPEAAKVNPALVPNPKGPRRPKGKKTEINTVRYTEPLKVFVFGEGGSGELGFGATKKAIDVKRPRYNEALTNMNVVKVATGGMHVIALTKDNKILTWGVNDNGALGRDTSNANVKMLDVEADDSDSEDETGGLNDAEATPTPVPSEFFPEDTIFVDIAAGDSCSFALTTEGAVYGWGTFRKNEGILGFERGNHTAPRPVYLDSVKKVIQLVCGTNHVYALDKDHHVYAWGNGQQNQLGRRVTERSLIQALQPNKIGFHDSSIKKHSQKIAHIASGDYHGLAIAEDGHIWAWGANNYCETGYTANAGADDASVLQPKIIHSLEGKNVTELAAGSHHNIAITKDGEVLVWGRCDGSQTGLPPSQLEAETDEDKVLKNNGKPKILVQPTPLPGLKDIVTGACGPDHTIVIDKAGKAYSWGFSANYQTGQGTDDDIEVPTMIDNTAVRETKLTWAGCGGQYSMLASKKE; from the coding sequence ATGGCTCGAGCTGCTGGATCCCGCGCTGCAAGCGCAAAACCTGTTGAGAAGAAGGAATCCAAAGAAGTGAAGACCAACGGTGCCGGTACGTCACGTTCATCACGAACATCGAAGCTCCCGCTAAGAAACGCAGCCTCCCGACGAGGCGCAAAAAAGACAGAAGAGGAAGCCGCTACCAATGGGATAGCTGAAGAGGATGAAGCCGTCGATGAAGACCCTATGGACGTTGATGAAGTCGAACCAGAGCCAAAGAAGCGTAAGGTCAACGCGTCAAAACCAGCGCCACAAGTCACTAAGAAGCCTGCAGTACCTGCACGCAGTCGCGTAAAGAAAACCGAGACGCCCGCGCCTGAGCCCAAAGCCGCGACCAAGAAAACCACAAAGCGCAAGAAGGACGAGGAAAGCGAACCAGAAGCAGAAGAGGTCGAGGCGCCGGCGCCTGTTGTGAAAAAGGCAAAGGTTGAATCTGCGAAGCCTGCGCCCAAACCAAAGGCCGCGCCGAAGCCAAAAGCTGCGCCAAAAGCCGCACCGGAGCCCAAGGCGAAAACGCCAACACCACAGCCCGAAGCCGCAAAAGTCAATCCCGCTCTGGTCCCGAACCCCAAGGGCCCCAGGCGTCCAAAGGGAAAGAAGACTGAGATCAATACGGTGCGCTACACTGAGCCTCTCAAGGTTTTTGTCTTTGGCGAGGGTGGCTCTGGTGAGCTGGGCTTTGGCGCGACGAAGAAGGCCATCGATGTAAAGCGACCGCGTTACAATGAGGCTCTCACCAACATGAACGTTGTCAAGGTTGCTACTGGTGGTATGCACGTCATTGCGCTCACAAAGGACAACAAAATCTTGACATGGGGTGTCAACGACAATGGCGCGCTAGGACGCGACACGTCCAACGCGAACGTCAAGATGCTTGACGTAGAGGCTGACGATTCAGACTCTGAGGATGAGACTGGTGGACTGAACGATGCCGAGGCCACACCCACACCTGTGCCATCCGAGTTTTTCCCCGAAGACACCATCTTTGTCGACATCGCGGCCGGCGACAGCTGCTCTTTTGCGCTGACAACTGAAGGTGCTGTTTACGGATGGGGTACATTCCGCAAAAACGAGGGTATCCTCGGGTTTGAACGCGGCAACCACACGGCGCCCCGTCCCGTATACCTTGACAGCGTTAAGAAGGTCATCCAGCTCGTCTGCGGCACAAACCACGTTTATGCATTGGACAAGGACCACCACGTATATGCTTGGGGTAACGGACAGCAAAACCAACTCGGTCGCCGTGTCACCGAGCGCAGCCTCATTCAAGCGCTGCAACCCAACAAGATCGGCTTCCACGATTCCTCCATCAAGAAGCACAGCCAAAAGATCGCTCACATCGCGTCTGGCGATTACCACGGTTTGGCCATTGCCGAAGATGGACACATCTGGGCTTGGGGCGCGAACAACTACTGCGAGACGGGCTACACTGCCAATGCTGGAGCAGACGATGCTAGTGTCCTCCAACCTAAGATCATACATAGCCTAGAGGGCAAGAATGTCACAGAACTCGCAGCTGGCTCGCATCACAACATTGCCATCACCAAGGACGGAGAGGTCCTTGTCTGGGGTCGTTGCGACGGCTCACAGACAGGTCTCCCTCCTTCTCAGCTTGAAGCTGAGACGGATGAGGACAAGGTTTTGAAGAACAACGGCAAGCCAAAGATTCTTGTTCAGCCCACACCCCTTCCAGGCCTTAAGGACATCGTCACCGGCGCATGCGGTCCCGATCACACTATTGTAATTGACAAGGCCGGCAAAGCCTACTCCTGGGGCTTCTCGGCCAACTACCAGACAGGCCAAGGTACCGACGATGATATAGAAGTGCCGACTATGATTGATAACACTGCTGTACGGGAGACGAAGCTCACATGGGCTGGCTGCGGTGGTCAATACAGCATGCTGGCCAGTAAGAAGGAGTAG
- a CDS encoding Metallophos domain containing protein yields MRDKADADGSDLLLIDTGDRVEGNAIYDSSKPRGKFTYEIAKEQNIDLICSGNHELYKANTAEGEFFHTVPDFKGNYLASNLDIYNPKTGVLEPLAPRFKKFTTKNQGIRILAFGFLFDFTANANNTVVQRVEDTVKEEWFTEALKDKKLDLIIVYGHVDIRSEEYALLFSTIRSLHWDTPIQFFGGHSHIRDYKIFDSKSVALESGRYMETLGFMSIDGLSTGGTKDVAPAPQKSKLTFSRRYIDNNLFSMKHHSGKDAKDFATEHGKKVSQAIGDARQSLGLGKVYGCAPQDLWVSRRPYPHNESIFTWIGEQLLPQTIENSERIRSGGKAIVITNTGAIRFDIFKGTFTKDTKFLVSPFTSSIRYIKDVPYKVASQVLKLLNSEGPIMLEMMESNALLQPPEVSAARYRPHLLTTQANAFASPQQGQKPLRSSDGDIQTFPGYTTKDDAGTDGDDTIHEPITFYNVPNCIQADVGFSKSKEKEQEVEKMDLMYNEFIQKWVLLALEYLGEKRTLEDTQAFDDGKSFTDIMTEWVEEHWRTEGDKCEV; encoded by the coding sequence ATGCGCGACAAAGCCGATGCGGATGGCTCAGACCTACTACTCATCGATACGGGAGATCGCGTCGAAGGCAACGCCATCTACGACTCTTCCAAGCCGCGCGGCAAATTCACCTATGAGATTGCCAAGGAGCAGAACATTGACCTGATATGCTCTGGAAACCATGAACTCTACAAAGCCAATACTGCTGAGGGCGAGTTCTTCCACACTGTCCCTGACTTCAAGGGCAACTATCTAGCTTCTAACCTAGATATTTACAATCCGAAGACTGGTGTATTAGAACCACTTGCTCCACGCTTCAAGAAATTCACTACCAAGAACCAAGGAATTCGTATCTTGGCTTTTGGATTTCTCTTTGATTTTACGGCGAATGCAAACAACACTGTGGTCCAGAGGGTAGAGGATACAGTGAAAGAGGAGTGGTTCACTGAAGCACTCAAAGACAAGAAGCTTGACTTGATTATTGTCTATGGCCATGTTGATATTCGATCAGAAGAGTATGCCCTACTCTTCTCAACTATTCGGTCTCTGCACTGGGACACCCCCATTCAGTTCTTCGGTGGTCATTCGCATATCCGCGACTACAAGATCTTTGACAGCAAGTCTGTGGCCCTTGAGAGCGGACGATACATGGAAACGCTCGGCTTCATGTCCATTGACGGACTCAGTACTGGCGGAACCAAGGACGTAGCACCTGCTCCTCAGAAATCGAAGCTCACATTCTCTCGCCGATATATTGACAACAACTTATTCTCCATGAAGCACCACAGCGGGAAAGACGCAAAGGATTTCGCGACTGAACATGGAAAGAAGGTTTCACAAGCAATCGGCGATGCTAGACAATCTCTTGGTCTAGGAAAAGTATACGGCTGCGCACCACAAGATCTTTGGGTCAGTCGTCGTCCTTATCCACACAACGAGAGCATCTTCACCTGGATCGGGGAACAACTGCTGCCCCAGACTATCGAGAATTCCGAACGCATCCGCTCTGGGGGAAAAGCAATCGTCATCACCAACACGGGTGCGATCCGCTTCGATATCTTCAAAGGGACGTTCACCAAGGACACGAAATTCCTCGTTTCGCCATTCACCAGCTCCATCCGCTATATCAAAGACGTTCCATACAAAGTGGCGAGCCAAGTGTTGAAGCTTCTCAACAGCGAGGGACCCATTATGCTTGAAATGATGGAGAGTAACGCGCTGTTACAACCCCCAGAGGTGTCGGCAGCACGATACAGACCGCACTTGCTGACAACCCAAGCCAACGCTTTCGCCAGCCCTCAACAAGGCCAAAAACCGCTCCGCTCCAGTGATGGTGATATTCAAACGTTCCCTGGTTACACGACCAAAGACGACGCTGGTACCGATGGGGATGACACGATACACGAACCAATCACATTTTACAACGTTCCAAATTGCATCCAAGCGGACGTTGGTTTCAGCAAGTCGAAGGAAAAAGAGCAAGAGGTTGAGAAGATGGATCTCATGTACAACGAGTTCATCCAGAAATGGGTGCTACTGGCTTTGGAGTACTTGGGTGAGAAGCGTACGCTGGAGGATACGCAAGCCTTTGATGATGGAAAGAGCTTTACGGATATCATGACAGAGTGGGTGGAGGAGCATTGGAGAACCGAAGGAGACAAATGTGAGGTATGA
- a CDS encoding PrmA, Ribosomal protein L11 methylase, producing MANNQEAGKKDPLTGMAHSEAHYFNSYNHHGIHEEMLKDEVRTKSYRDAIYQNPHLFKDKVVLDVGCGTSILSMFAVKAGAKHVIGVDMSTIIDKAKEIVEVNGMSDKITLLQGKMEEVVLPFDKVDIIISEWMGYFLLYESMLDTVLYARDKYLVKDGLIFPDKATIFMAGIEDGDYKEEKIGFWDNVWGFDYSPLKATAMTEPLVDTVDIKAVVTDPSPVITLDLYTCTVADLAFRLPYELKVRRNDFVHAVIAWFDIEFAACHKPIRFSTGPHTKYTHWKQTVFYLRDVLTVEEGEKITGILENKPSEKNHHVLIGL from the exons ATGGCAAACAACCAGGAGGCCGGAAAGAAGGACCCGCTTACGGGTATGGCGCACTCTGAGGCGCATTACTTCAACAG CTATAACCACCATG GCATCCACGAGGAGATGTTG AAAGACGAAGTCCGGACTAAGAGCTACCGCGATGCCATCTACCAGAACCCTCACCTGTTCAAGGACAAGGTCGTCCTCGATGTCGGATGCGGTACTTCCATTCTCAGCAT GTTCGCCGTCAAGGCCGGCGCAAAGCACGTCATCGGCGTTGACATGTCGACCATCATCGACAAGGCGAAGGAGATTGTTGAGGTCAACGGCATGTCGGACAAGATCACCCTGCTGCAAGGCAAGATGGAGGAGGTTGTCCTGCCCTTTGACAAGGTCGACATCATAATATCCGAGTGGATGGGTTACTTCCTGCTGTACGAGTCCATGTTGGACACCGTTCTATACGCGCGTGACAAGTACCTGGTCAAGGATGGCTTGATCTTCCCCGACAAGGCCACCATCTTCATGGCCGGTATCGAGGACGGCGACTACAAGGAGGAGAAGATTGGGT TCTGGGACAACGTCTGGGGCTTCGACTACTCGCCGCTCAAGGCCACGGCCATGACTGAGCCGCTCGTTGACACCGTCGACATCAAGGCCGTCGTCACCGACCCCTCTCCAGTCATCACTCTCGACCTCTACACCTGCACCGTTGCGGATCTAGCTTTCAGGTTACCGTACGAGCTCAAGGTACGCCGCAACGACTTCGTCCACGCCGTCATCGCCTGGTTCGACATTGAGTTTGCCGCCTGCCACAAGCCCATCCGCTTCTCCACAGGCCCCCACACAAAGTACACACACTGGAAACAGACAGTCTTCTACCTCAGGGACGTGCTCACCGTCGAGGAGGGCGAGAAGATTACCGGTATCCTCGAGAACAAGCCCAGCGAGAAGAACCACC ATGTGTTGATTGGTTTGTAA
- a CDS encoding SUA7, Transcription initiation factor TFIIIB, Brf1 subunit-Transcription initiation factor TFIIB — MSTSQVARPPRGRLMSINDRDKYNYKHKRRALPPPPPVKQVKRTYNCCENPIIDTSENTILCYTCGAVHENVDIVSEVTFAEGSNGAATVQGGTIHQDQRHANSMGGTMRGLGGMGSREQAALNGKNAIEALGASLNQREAVIEQAVSWYKLSMNFNFVQGRRMRNVAAISIYMAARRQPENTLMLIDLAEKIQTNVWVLGDTYKSFLKTMKEKDPAQLIGNKAVQEIEPLMLKYCRKLEFGDDSHRVADDACKVLKRMNRDWMVQGRQPAGLCGACIIIAARMNNFRRTIREVVYVVKVADSTITSRLYEYKRTQSAALTVKQFREFGPRLKVKAQPPAIWRRAEREERVEKRKRRQEEGGNAEADGENVSDNGGAEAATGTSPTRTSKRRKSNDGSSQEVSGQQPTPAATQENGIASELEAFDGNNETVIESVASALEEVEAGEATDLDFVMPKKRGRRPKMRTPIVIPPEDLEIEQDLEQEVTSTIRDWEAIFKEIATNENHDLLRRSGWTAAEMARAATDTRDAAGAPAINLDPEIGEEEFESDPDVASCILSPDEVRRKEAIWITENEEWLRTQQEKILKAELEAAEDKPKKPKQKRKHHQMGDGSVLGGQPAASAAEAAHKMLKKRAKGFSNHINYDKLKQLFPGGTTAASPSAASGSPAGAAQQQL, encoded by the exons ATGTCTACGTCACAGGTTGCCCGGCCGCCGAGGGGGCGCCTTATGTCGATAAATGATCGCGATAAGTACAATTACAAGCACAAGCGACGGGCGTTgcctccacctcctccgGTGAAACAGGTTAAACGGACATACAACTGCTGCGAAAACCCGATTATAGACACCAGTGAAAACACGATATTATGCTACACTTGTGGTGCTGTTCATGAGAACGTCGACATCGTCTCCGAGGTTACCTTTGCTGAGGGTTCTAACGGAGCGGCTACAGTCCAGGGTGGCACCATCCATCAGGATCAACGCCACGCAAACTCCATGGGTGGAACCATGAGGGGTCTAGGTGGCATGGGGAGCAGGGAGCAGGCGGCTCTGAACGGCAAGAACGCCATCGAGGCTCTTGGTGCTTCTCTCAACCAGCGCGAAGCAGTGATAGAGCAGGCCGTTAGCTGGTATAAGCTTTCCATGAACTTCAACTTCGTTCAGGGACGTAGGATGAGGAATGTCGCTGCTATATCCATCTACATGGCAGCCCGGAGGCAACCAGAGAATACGCTCATGCTCATCGACTTGGCCGAGAAGATCCAGACCAATGTTTGGGTTTTGGGAGATACGTACAAGTCCTTCTTGAAGACGATGAAAGAGAAGGATCCGGCACAACTTATTGGCAACAAGGCCGTCCAGGAAATCGAACCGCTGATGTTGAAGTACTGTCGAAAACTCGAGTTTGGAGACGACTCCCACAGGGTTGCCGATGATGCCTGCAAGGTGTTGAAGCGCATGAACAGAGATTGGATGGTACAAGGTCGCCAACCTGCTGGACTGTGTGGTGCTTGCATCATCATAGCCGCTCGCATGAACAACTTCCGCCGAACTATCCGAGAAGTCGTCTACGTTGTCAAAGTCGCAGACTCCACAATCACCTCCCGTCTGTACGAGTACAAGAGGACACAAAGCGCTGCTTTGACCGTGAAGCAGTTTCGTGAGTTTGGACCGCGACTGAAGGTCAAGGCCCAGCCACCCGCTATCTGGAGACGCGCAGAGAGAGAAGAACGAGTtgagaagaggaagaggagacAAGAGGAAGGCGGTAATGCCGAAGCTGATGGCGAAAACGTGTCTGACAACGGCGGTGCCGAAGCTGCCACTGGTACTTCCCCTACAAGGACGAGCAAGAGGCGCAAGTCGAATGACGGTTCGTCTCAAGAAGTCTCAGGCCAACAACCTACTCCTGCTGCCACACAAGAAAACGGCATAGCTTCAGAACTAGAGGCCTTTGATGGTAACAACGAAACGGTCATTGAATCCGTCGCCAGCGCACTCGAAGAAGTTGAAGCTGGTGAAGCCACCGACCTAGACTTTGTCATGCCCAAGAAGCGCGGCCGCCGCCCCAAAATGCGCACCCCAATCGTCATCCCGCCTGAAGACCTAGAAATCGAGCAAGATCTCGAACAAGAAGTCACAAGCACAATCCGAGACTGGGAAGCCATCTTCAAAGAAATTGCCACAAACGAAAACCACGACCTCCTCCGCCGCTCCGGCTGGACCGCGGCAGAAATGGCGCGCGCCGCAACAGACACGCGCGATGCTGCCGGCGCCCCCGCGATAAACCTCGACCCAGAAATCGGCGAAGAAGAATTCGAATCAGACCCGGACGTCGCCTCTTGCATCCTCTCCCCCGACGAAGTCCGCCGCAAAGAAGCCATCTGGATCACGGAAAACGAGGAATGGCTCCGTACCCAGCAGGAGAAGATACTCAAAGCTGAACTCGAAGCCGCAGAGGATAAACCCAAGAAACCAAAGCAGAAACGCAAACATCATCAGATGGGTGATGGGAGCGTGCTGGGCGGTCAGCCGGCGGCTAGTGCGGCAGAGGCGGCGCATAAGATGTTGAAGAAGCGCGCCAAGGGGTTTAGCAATCATATCAATTATGACAAGTTGAAGCAGCTTTTTCCCGGTGGTACGACTGCTGCGAGTCCGTCGGCTGCGTCGGGTTCTCCCGCTGGTGCTGCACAGCAGCAG TTATGA
- a CDS encoding TFIIF-alpha multi-domain protein — protein sequence MRARVKRTSKRRKAHKLDYPKSDEDTAEESEEDDDDAAVAAPPEEEDDDDDEEEDAKPKATKPSGAEKDRKVKTTAKTDPVPVVDDDDDDDE from the exons ATGAGAGCGAGAGTGAAGAGGA CGTCAAAGAGGAGGAAGGCGCACAAGCTCGACTATCCCAAGAGCGACGAGGACACTGCTGAGGAATCCGaagaggacgacgacgatgctgctgttgctgcgccgcctgaagaagaggacgacgacgacgacgaagaggaGGACGCAAAGCCCAAGGCTACTAAGCCGAGTGGCGCGGAGAAGGACCGGAAAGTCAAGACTACTGCTAAGACGGACCCTGTTCCTGTagtcgacgacgacgatgatgatgatgagtGA